In Nicotiana tabacum cultivar K326 chromosome 17, ASM71507v2, whole genome shotgun sequence, one DNA window encodes the following:
- the LOC107822379 gene encoding protein DOG1-like 1 — protein sequence MTSLNVSDQEAQHLCFKEWMKLQEQDLLELLHALNHSSSSSSSSSTSRTSANSDCHLKQLISKSIKHFQDYIDNRRHFARNDVSAYLSPTWCTTLESSMLWISGCHPSSFIRLVYALSGRELESHLSNYLQGKRYGDLSELSTIQLKSVDELQMKTISQENRLSNKLASLQEEIADHPIAIIANEVGNFAEICGEAEEALDKHAKCLMNVVEEADKLRMETFKELVMNILTPFQALEFLVASKKLHLCINAWGKKRDLQHGRNRGTVEGNIYPTLS from the coding sequence ATGACTTCCCTCAATGTAAGTGATCAAGAAGCTCAACACCTCTGTTTTAAAGAATGGATGAAGCTCCAAGAGCAAGACCTCTTGGAACTCCTCCATGCCCTCAAccattcctcctcctcctcctcatcctCCAGCACCTCTCGCACTAGCGCTAACAGCGACTGCCACCTAAAACAACTCATTTCAAAATCCATCAAACACTTCCAAGACTACATTGACAACCGCAGACATTTTGCACGTAACGATGTCAGTGCCTACCTTTCTCCCACTTGGTGTACCACTTTAGAAAGCTCCATGCTCTGGATCTCTGGGTGCCATCCGTCCAGTTTCATTCGGCTTGTTTACGCGCTTAGTGGCAGAGAACTCGAATCTCATCTATCTAACTATCTCCAAGGTAAGAGATATGGCGACCTCAGTGAGCTCTCGACCATACAACTGAAATCAGTCGACGAGTTACAGATGAAGACGATAAGCCAAGAAAACCGGTTGTCAAATAAGCTCGCCAGCTTGCAGGAGGAGATAGCTGATCACCCAATCGCCATTATCGCCAATGAAGTGGGAAATTTCGCTGAAATATGTGGTGAAGCAGAGGAGGCCCTAGATAAACATGCTAAGTGTTTAATGAACGTTGTAGAAGAAGCTGATAAGCTAAGGATGGAGACTTTCAAGGAGCTGGTGATGAACATATTGACTCCATTTCAAGCTCTTGAATTTCTGGTAGCTAGCAAGAAGCTCCATCTTTGTATCAATGCTTGGGGTAAAAAAAGAGATCTTCAGCATGGGAGGAACAGAGGAACAGTAGAGGGAAACATCTATCCAACTTTATCTTGA